Sequence from the Phragmites australis chromosome 11, lpPhrAust1.1, whole genome shotgun sequence genome:
GATAAATGGGGCTACCTGAACATTAGCATCGGATGAAGTTAAACTTTTGCTATAGGCAGCTATGAAACAATTCCTTTCATCCTCAGGAATAAAATCTCTAAATGATTCCCATGCTGCAGATTTAAAAATAAAGTTACTAGTacaatcaaataaaaatggTATAGTGAAATATGTTGCTTTTCCGTTCAAAAAATTGGAAAGTAACACGATTTTAGTAAGAAAGTAGAACACATTGCACTAAAGTTTTGTATTATGCCATTTAACTTCAAATATAACAGCTGAAAGGCATATGACACAATTAATAAAAGTAGCCAGTATTATTCTGGAACAGTAAAAAATGATTTGGTAATTTCACAAAGCTCTTTTTATTCTTAGATAGAACAGAAAACCAAAAATACAAACCATCTGGGAAAATGACTGCTGCACCACCCTCATAGAACCGCTCCTTCTTCCTAAGCAAGAAAATTCCTCTTAGAACAACGCCAGTGACCTAGTGATCATACAAGGAGCGTTAGTTTGATCCACAGTATAGCTTCTATGCACACCTATTTGCAATACAAAATTTAGGGTCAAATGAAAATGCGACGGACAATAAACTAGTCACCTTATCAGGGTGAGTCTGGCTGTAAGCAAGGACCAATGTGCTTCCCCATAAACCACCAAACACCTACATTATTCTTATAATAGTCAGTTCCGCTACTGAAGAGTGAATAagtaattttgtttttgaaaaaacaaaaagattgcCTGCCATTCCGGGATATCAAGATGTTCCCTGAGCTTGTCAGTGTCAGCTACCAAGTCCCAAGTAGTGTTCTCCACCAAACAAGCATGGGGAGTGCTTCTGCCCGCACCCCTCTGAAAGCAAGCATAATGCAAATTAAGGAATGAAATGCAATCCCCTTGTGATTATGATAAAGAAAGATATGAGTCACCGAGATGACCTGGTCAAACAGAACAATCTTATAGAACTCCGGGTCAAAGATTCTTCTGTTGTCGGGCGACGTGCCGGCTCTGAAATTGTCGAGAAGACCACCGGCTGCAAAATTGTCGAGAAGAGAAGTCCATCTAATAAGATAGCAGCACAGCTGAACTGTATAGTTTTGAGCTAGGGTCACTGAAATCCAAATCGGATAAGGCAAAAAGGGCCCAATTAATCTTTCGCGATTCAACACGGAGAGAAGAATCACACGCTCACATGGCCCTGGGGGTTCCCGGACTTCTCGTAGTGGATGGTGTGGACGTCGGAGACCTTCAGGAACCCGAAGTCGTACGGCTCGACTTGCGTGTCGCCTCAGCGGCTCCCCGGACAGGTCCATCTACGCGTCGGTCGGGGCGGAGACGCTCGCGCTCGCGCAGCCGCGGTAATGCGCGCCCTTCGCCTGGAGGCACCCCAGACCTCCTCTCCCTGCGGTGGTAGCAGCACTGAAACCACGTCACACAGGCTTGGCACGGAGGTCGATGAGCAGATAAGACCAGGGTCGCGGGATCGAGGTGGGGCGGGGAGGCGGTTACTTGTGCGTGGGTGAGGGGCGGGCGCGAAAGGCGTGGGGGAGCGGGGCAGTGGAGCGGGGAGGGGCTGAGCATTTGAGTGGGGCGTCGAGCCGATGCGGAGGGGCGGTTGGTCGATCGGCCGATGGTTTTGCCATCGGTCTTCACGAGCGCGGCCGCGCATGATGGTGGTGCCAGGTGCCAACTACCAAACGGGGAATCTGTTCGGGTCCGGCTTCTCGGCGCTTGGGCTGGGAGGATTCCTCCGGCCTGGCGTGGGTTGTGGGTCCGCTCCGTGGTGGCCGGAGGCTCAATCAGGCCCACATGCAATCCAGGCCTCACTATAGCCTGAGCCATCCTAGGCCTAATCCACGCAGAAGTTCGGCCCAGCTAAGGATGCCAATAGCTAATACGtggcgttttttttttttgttgcaggAATCAACGGGCAGTCTGGGCCTAGCTCGACGCCgagatgtttttttttacacCTCTCGACTGGTTACAAATATAGTATCTGTTCGAATAAACACACGCACAACACACACCACACCACACACCCAACACAAACACGCCGAGATGTTGATTTGGTGGCTTGCTGCGGGGTTCCTGATTTCTTGCACGCGAAGGCATAGTCAATCTTCAATCGTGCGTGATGCGTCGGCGGATAGGGATGGGCATTGATCCATACGTGAGTATCCCTAGATTCGTTTAAATTAACTCTCTACCATACAAAATAAAAGTTGGGTTTTAATCTTATCTTTTCCTATTCTCCTCTCTtctaataaaaatctttaaaatttaaataattactTACTTTTATCATTATCATCATTCTCATCCTTTAGCCTTCTCGTCATACGTTGAGTTTGTACTTAATATTATTGTGTTTTTATATTTTCGTTACAACACACGAGCACTTAGCTATTAGTTAGAATGAATACACGAATCACATATCCTATTGGCGACAGTCAAGTGtgtatttggttggttggatgggAGATAGCTATCCATATTATTAAGGTGTTTTGTTGGAGGGTGGTTGGATAAGATCATCCGACTTTTAGAAATATTCTTCAAATATGTTGGATAGAGTGATCCATTCATTTTGGCCGGATAACGCCATCCACATTGGCTAATCATAATCATAGtgaaataattaatgataattacTAGGTTGTATTGCTAATTAGTATTTATCACTATGAGATTATAGTTATTAAGTGTTAGTATGTTTATTAGTATACTATTTGTGTGTCGATTAGAGTACgattagtgataattagtatattttgttgttaattagtaattgcTATGATAAGATTAGCATTGATAAGTGTTAGCACATGTTGATTAGTGTATgcttaataattattatttaaaattagaaggtataatttagttaattactCTGATCTTATCTATCCTTATCTCTCTaactaaacagaaaactggTTCATCTTATTTACTCAACCAAACAGATAACTTGAATggacatattaaaaaaaacagaaatagGCATATCCCATACATTCTTACCCCTCCAATCAAACAGATCCAAATGAGGTTGTCCGGGTCACGCGCCAGCAGTCGCACGTCCTCGTGCTCGTTTGTCGAAACCGCAAGAATCCTCCATGAAAGACGCAAATGAAccaagggtctgtttggttccCTAAATCCTCCAGCTTGCATAAACGAATGCATATAATCTCAGAAAGAAGTGTGCTTAGTTATTTGCATCCATTGTTTCTGcttgcatgagcggatgcaaaaATATGCCCTCATTCTGACTGAAGAGTGAAGCTCTATTTGATCTTCACTCCTCAGTCTGGCCTGACGGATGCATACACTGCATCTGCTCATGCAAGCAGATCTACTTATTAAtgtcataaaattatctttatacgaGTAATCAATCACAATCTTAATTCTTGCACCTACTCATTCGGCATCAGATTCAGTCAACAAAACAGAAAATCAACTCATCGCATCCGTTCATACAACCtcagatacaaccaaccaaacacttttCACTTCAACCCATATTACTCCACTCAACATACTTCCTCCTATACAAATCTACAAAATCTGATTCGAACCATCAAACACACCCGAAATGACTCGCCAATGACTACGCCTCCTGCTCATAAAATTTCCACCTCCCCGCCAATCGGTGCGGTCGTCCGAGTTCACGAATGGGTTCCCCAGCAGTGGAAATTTCCACTGATGCCAACGTGCACCGGCCTGGCTCCTGCCTGCGCCGCCCAGGAACCTCCATGTATGTAGACTCGACCAACAGAAGTCAGCCCTGGCCATTGGGCGCGTAGCTTAGCCCTAGCCTCTTTCGCATATGTACCCCGGAAATGATAGTATTACATTACCATCCTCGTGGAGAAACCAAAAAACATATACACATTCTGCGTAGATGAATATGTCACTATCTATTTTTAGTAACGTGAATATAGTAATTCCTGGCCACCTTTTAGTGATTGGATGCAGATCTAACTATCGTCGATTAGTAGGCCTGACCACCTTCACAACAAAGGCAAATTTGGTACCAAAATACCAAATAAATGTCAGAGAAGGTAAAATGAACCGGCGGTATATACTATTTTGCAAATGGATTTGCAGTTCATTACTTAAGTAACATATTTTAGAGAGTAGCTCAAAAATGTTCATATCTGGAAAGACTTATGTCCCAGCCAATAGATTAGGTTTGGATTACGGTTTACCCGATCCCCAATACTAGAAGTATGTAGGGGGTTAGGGAGTTAGACTTTCATCATGAGCAACAAGGTGACGATGGTGCCAAGTGTCATGTGGAGGGGACGCAATATCGAGTTAGTGGTGATGGAAGGTGGCCACAAGCATTGGACTTAGCATTTACAAGGCGCCAAAGAAGGGAAATAACGGAAGGTATAAGGTTAGCGGTATCGATGGTTACATCGGTAGTTGATGCCGGTGATAGAGGAGAAGGTTAGGACATAAAGGTCAGTTAGAGGCTGGAGACGTGTAGGAGTGGTGGTCGACGGCAATTGAGAGTGGGGTTGATGGAGGGTTACCATTACAGGGTTATGTTAGGGAGGTGAAAAACAATGTAATTGTGGAATTATATACGATGAGCTAAAATTTGAGCATATGATATGACTCAAATTAGTTCTTTCAAAAATTAACTATTGTAGAGGTTTGATTTTGGGCTTGATTACTTTGCCATTTATGATCAAGTTTTTGTGCTAATGGATTGAAATAGCTTGTATTTTAAGATTTATCATGTGTATAGACTTAAAAAGGTCAAGCTTGGCAGGGATAGACAAAACAGATATGCTCAAGTGCACAACCTGGGAGACGAATAAGAGAGGAATAATTTTCTCCATACCAAAAGTAGTTGAGAATAcatatttttatgttttgaaaATGAGAATAAAATATTGTTTATCTAATGATCATGTAGAATTCCACCTCTTTATGTTGGTTTTGCATATGATTTTTGCCACACCCCAAAACCCTAATCTAGTCATTAAGTATGCATACGTATCATGACATCATGCTTCATGTGGTTGGTTTTAATTTAAGTAATTAAACATGTTTAAAAAATGTTACGTTATTGATCAATGCGCATTCCTAAAATCGTTTAGAGATAGTTAGAAAGACCCCAAAGTCATTTaagaatgagaaaaaaataaaataaagaaacgAGAAAAAGAACGAAGGCTTTCAGCACGTGAGCCCTTCCCGCGGTCTGATCGGGAACACACGTGGTCTGACCGTAAAAGCGCAGATGCTCCACTTAAAGCCATTGACCAACTCTCATTTGCTCTTTCCCCGTTCGTTCACTCCCTCTCATTCACTAAATCGAGAGAGAGGATCACCTCGACAGCTAAAGATCGACGAAGAAGACTTCCTCGAGGTGCCCAAAGGCTTCCCCAAGCTCTTTCCCACCGTCTTCTTCGTCGGAGACGCTTCCATGCAACTTTTTCCATATCAAGTCCaaactgtcacacccgattttcaATAGAAcaaaccagatgtattccacatgtatgccaggatcaagtttctaTACATGCAGTGACatcataagtgataacataacaatATCATTAAATAACGATAATATTCATTACAAAAGGATCCGGATGtcttaaagaaaatattaagatAACTTCCAGTGGTAGTAGGTCTTACATCCATCAACAGGCGTTGTGCGGGGGAGCGCCAGCCTAGAACATGACCTTCATGTCGACGTCTTCTTTAACCTAGAACTTGGCTCCATCATCCAGaaggtcttcaaaatcttcgCCTTCTAAGCAGCAATAAGGgattgggagaaggcaagcgtgattacatagagtactcagcaagtgtgggaaaaacaTGACAGGTAGGCTCATGACAAAGAAAAGCTTGACTCGGATTGACTGCAACTATGCCAATATAATCTAGGACTCAAAAGACATAGCaacatatttactatgtgtgatgacTCCAACATTAAATGGgacaactcatcggatttcatccaaCTACCAAACTCACTAGATATCCCATATttggctaccaactcatcggggttCCACCACCTGACTATCCAAAatcaaccatccaagatcctcactaattatgaagaagtccaagctcgctcttgactgtgagcatggctgatcgatcagtttacACTCTGccgagtttgcacactttaccaacgagtcgtgattctcgttttgctttacacttctAGGGTGTAGAGCTGGGGTCttactacaaggcctttacaaagcgcctccaaatctatatgcacccactaagatttcaccactaacagggaTTTCATCCACTATAGAGGCCCCATTTTGTGCCATTCAACCATCCACTGGTGCATACAGAATAAGGATGACATCTAATTATTTaaccaggccgtacccatataagcctcatggttgcGTTGTTATGTcgggtccttaggaccccacataagaacaaccacaaacctgctgtgcagcaccacctcaaactaaccatccagttgggatccctataccatgttactacaagattaccatatcCAATTCTCATTGTATAAATATTAGtaaagattaacatttacccaaaCCATGACagaactagcatatctacccttcatttctcatgactcatcaacggcgacaaggataatcatacaaaatctagtaaactaTAATCATGGGActccaaattagacaagcatgcaggAAGGATAAACAATTATCATAAAAGTCCTAAAagaggtgcaagatgttcaaggacacttgccttcaatcACGAGTCGTTCAAAATCCTCGAACGTCTGGTCTTGCAAGTTCACACACCGCTCATCTCCTATAGCAATTGCGCACaccaaaaataaacaaacacaaatatctaagaacagtacataaAACAGTAGCAATGCACAATAAAAAGGTTACTAAGGGATAGTACTCGCTGCTACGATCGCGGGAGCGTAAGAattgtctaaatcggagcttGTATGAAAATGTTGTGAAGGTTTTAATTtataggggcttttctgaaaagtacaagggctaaattgtaaaaatagaaagttctaaggacttatttgtaaaattcatggatctatttgtaattatacaaaagttcaggggctaaaaataaaatatagtacTAACCAATGGCTTATTtgtgaaaacagaaaagtttGGGGGTCTAAATGCAAAATTACCTAATTTCATAGAATAAGAGAATTACTTTTGTATTAAAAATCCTAATTACTGTGTCAGCAGGCTGATTGGGCTCGGGTGAGCCGACGTGGCATGACACGTGGGTAAGGGTGGTgaggtggctggttgaggtggacgCTGACTGGGCACTGATGCTAACTAGGTAGAGTATTTAAATCTGGAGTGTATGATCTAGATCGGACGACTGACGACAAAAGAGGAGAATCGGGCGGCCGACGGTGGCGGGAACACGGTGGCGCCGCCTCGGACTTCGCCAGAAAACAGCGAaaacctcgtcgccgggcaCGATCCGCGACGACGAGCAGTCGGGGAGGAAGATGGGCGAACGGCGAACCCGTTTTGGCGCATACCTTTGGCGGCGAAGCATGGGAAGGAGGTCGACGGTGGTGAAGGCGACAGAGGCACTTGGGTTGACGACGGGGAGGCACTCCAGTGGCTGGAAGGCGGCGGGAAAGAGCTGGCGACCTTCCTCTCGAGCTTGCGGTGCTGGCAACCCGGTCGGCGAGGATGGAGCGCGGCACCAGAGCGACGGCGACACAAGCTCAGGGTGTGCGGCAATGGTGCTAGGCGGCGGCTAGGGTTGCGAAGCAGATGGGAAACGGAGGGGTGGGGACgcgcatatatatagagagagggagaacagATAGACGCGCTGGAGTCGAATTCGGTTAAATTTCTGTTGGGATTTAGGTTTGGGACAACGGTGCGCGAGCTCAAACGGATTTGGTCGACGCGGCAAGGGCAGAGACTATGGTTCTGACAAGCGAGCCCGGTGAAAACGACGTCACAAAAACCCACTCCGGAGTCCGATCTTCAAATGGAAGCTTCACCGGAGTTAGCTAGCCCTCTAAAAAGCTTCTCCGTGTCGAGGTAAGATTTCTCCTACCAATTTTTCATCGTTTTCGAGCTCCAATCGGTCCTATTTTGTTTAAACCCGAGCTCCGTCCTAGTCATGGACTTCATCTATGGAGTTATAAGATGaaaaatgagttactttgtaatgcatTTTTTTCAACTTATAATTTAGGGTGagagataattttataaattattacatcacattagaggaatattagtgaattttttcagattttttttgaatttttgtgaggttttaaaaattactagaatttgtaAAAACAGTaccttttgaaaaaaattagtttatattttacataagatttttagttGAATAAATAGGTTGCTTAGGAATTATTGAGCAGTGCAAAATggacatattttttttggtcTTTTTTAACTCATGGTTACTGtttataatagaaaaaatattatgtatgaCGGAAAATCCGGATTTAAATAGTTTTTGAGTGGTAAATGGAGGAGAAACTCTGGTAGTGTGGTATCTGGGCGTACGCCATCCGGTTCGGTAGGATGGTAAAAAATCAATTGCACCGTTCCCTTGCTCCTCCAATGCCGGCCACCCATCTCCCGTTCCCCCGCGTCCTCACCACCGCCGCCTAATCCGCCTTCCTCTCTGCCTCCCCGTGCACCTGACCTCCTCCTGCACCCGATGTCCGCCACCCCGCCGTCGTCGCGGGACCCGTCGCCGCAGCCCCGGCGGCCGTCCTCCTCCATGGGGGGCAAGCGCGGGGGCCTCCTCCTTCTCGGGCGCTATGAGCTGGGCCGCCTCCTAGGCCACGGCACCTTTGCCAAGGTCTACCATGCCCGCCACGCCGACACCGGCGAGAGCGTGGCCATCAAGGTGCTCGACAAGGAGAAGGCCCTCCGCCACGGCCTCGTCCCGCACATCAAGCGCGAGATCGCCATCCTCCGCCGCGTGCGCCACCCCAACATCGTGCGCCTCTACGAGGTCATGGCCACCAAGTCCAAGATCTACTTCGTCATGGAGCTCGTCCGCGGCGGCGAGCTCTTCGCGCGCGTCGCCAAGGGCCGGCTCAAGGAGGACACCGCGCGCCGCTACTTCCAGCAGCTCATCTCCGCCGTGGGGTTCTGCCACGCGCGGGGCGTCTTCCACCGGGACCTCAAGCCCGAGAACCTCCTCGTCGACGAGCGCGGCGTCCTCAAGGTCTCCGACTTCGGCCTCTCGGCCGTCGCCGATCAGTTCCACCCCGACGGGCTCCTCCACACCTTCTGCGGCACCCCCTCCTACGTCGCGCCGGAGGTGCTTGCTCGCCGCGGCTACGATGGCGCCAAGGCGGACATATGGTCGTGTGGTATCATCCTGTTCGTGCTCATGGCTGGCTACCTTCCTTTCCATGACCAGAACCTCATGGCAATGTACCGAAAGATTTACAGGGGGGAATTTCGGTGCCCAAGGTGGTTCTCCAAGGATCTTACCAGTCTATTGAATCGTATGCTTGACACAAACTCAGAGACGAGGATCACCGTGGCTGAGATCATGGAGAGCAGGTGGTTTCAGAAGGGCTTCCGGCCGGTCAGGTTCTATGTCGAGGATGACCAGGTGCACAGCTTGGCAGACGGTGAGAATGAAGTGTCAGAGCTGGGGCCTAGTGAGCCTCCTcgtccgccgccaccaccacagcaAGAGGAAGACGGTGAGGAGTCCGGGTGGGAATCGGACTCGTCGGTAGCATCTTGCCCAGCTACATTGTCATCGGAGGAGAGGAGACGGCCAGCTGGATCTCTCACACGGCCAGTAAGTCTTAACGCATTTGATATCATATCGTTCTCGAGTAAATTCAATTTGTCGGGGTTGTTTGAGGAGCGAGGCAACGAAGTGAGGTTTGTCTCAGCACAGCCCATGCAAACGATTATAACAAGATTGGAGGAGATTGCAAAGGTGAAGAGCTTCTCAGTCCGGCGAAAGGACTGGCGGGTGAGCCTGGAAGGCACGAGGGAAAGTGAGAAGGGTCCATTGACAATCGGGGCTGAGATATTTGAGCTCACACCAAGCCTTGTGGTTGTCGAGGTGAAGAAGAAGGCAGGGGACAGGGAAGAGTATGAGGACTTCTGCGAGAGGGAGTTGAAACCTGGGATGCAGCATCTCGTGCACCAAACGGCGTCGGTTCCAGATATACCTTCTGATACTGAGTAGCATGAAAGGTAGTGCTCTTGCTTGGAAGGaataaaaaatgaaatttgGATTGAAAGGATGCACCTTTCTATTTCAGCGTAGCACCTGTGCAGAAAAAAATGTTGTTCATAGATTTCCTTAGTTATTTCTCTCTACTAATATTCTTTCTGCAATTCAAAATGATGTACGTTAGTCGCTGTGTGCTAATATCAATTATGAAATATTTCTTCTAGTTGTTACAGTTTGAAAGGAGTGTTTATTTCACTATAGCATTATCAAAGCTATAACTCTAATTTTGTTAGCCATGTACTGGTGCTAAAATTATGTATATTCATCATCTATAAACTTCATCTGTGAATTTGTTCAAGAAGGAATATTAGCCTTGGTATGTACAAAAGGCTGCGGAGTGTAACTTTGTATATTCAGCTGTTTTTTTTCTGGTTCATGAAAACAGGATATCCAGCTTCACAAATTTATTACTTGAGAACATTCTGTTAGGTCCAACTGAAATAAAATGTGAGATGGCTAATAGTACAAACAAGCTACaacatttttcccaaatttGTGTTCCCTTACAGTTTCTTCCAACATCCCTACTCACACTTGTAGCCTCGATGTGTACAAAAGACTAAATAGCGTAGGTTGTATATTCAGGGATTTTCGTGTACATGAAAACATGATTCACTGTAGAATCAAAATGGCCATAGGTTTGCTGATGTCCAGCTTCAACAATTTAGTAACTGAGAGCGTTCTATTTAATCCAACTGAAATTAAATAGGAGATGGGTAATAGTACTGACAACTTCAAGCCACAcaaagtttttcatattttttgttctCTTACATTTTTTCACTTCCCCTACTCCACACAGTTTTCCAAATGGTtgaattcctttttttttgcaggaaaaTTTATGATTTGGTTTCCCCTGCAACAAATTCCTTTTCACCTTAGACTCTTGCATTTGTGATTTGGTCCGCACCTGGAAAATTCCATTCAAATGATGGTGCCAAAATTCAACTGCACCGTAGCAACTTGTATTCTGTTCGCGGAAACTAATTTTCAGTAGACATAATGAACACCGGCATTGGAAAAGAAACATTGAAATTAAGTGCTCTACCAAAACctttttttaataattgttaTGCTAAGTATCTAGTTGTTGGTTAGTTGTCATGCGCCCATTTTCACTGTGCGCCCTGCTGTACGCTGTGGGTATCCTCACCTCATactatttataaatataatcgTGACTTGACATGTTTAGCTAATCTAACTAAATGGGATGGATGCTTGGATTTATTTTGGTGTTAAGAAGAAATAGGTAAACAGACAGCTATATTTTGCATTGCTCATCTTTAAAATCCTTCTTTCCAATCTAACTAAATGGGATGGGTGCCTTGCCAAGGATGGATATTTTGGCCGTTCATGTGAtgtagtgaaaaatatttggcATGCTTAATTTGTACTTCTCAGGTTACGGAGATATTTTCACCCTTTTTCAGCGTAGTTTCTTCATTTGATAGCACCAAAGGCCAATTTTTAGCAAAGTAACTTcatcaagaaaaaaatgcaGTACATGGGATCAAAGGCCAACTTTTAGTAAAGTCACTTCATCAAGAAAAAATGAAGTACATTGAGTGGGATCAATTAATTGTGTGGAGACAGCGAAATATACCTAACAAAACCATGACTTggaaaatactaaaaaataaatttaacaaATAAATGCTTGGAGAAAATATAATGTTTTGATACACTGTCCATGTCCtaaattttcttgttttctttatTAAATTACGGAAATGTTGAAATTTCCCTACTCATTCAAGCAGCTGCAGGTGCATATGGAGACAAAATTAAGTTTCCCAAATGCAGCAAGATTTTCATTTCTCTTGTTTTGTATgtcatattttatttcttaggtCTAAGGGTTTCTGTATAAATGCGAAATATTTATATCCAGCTTGTAGGATGTTTTTCAAGA
This genomic interval carries:
- the LOC133885659 gene encoding proline iminopeptidase-like; the protein is MDLSGEPLRRHASRAVRLRVPEGLRRPHHPLREVREPPGPSGGLLDNFRAGTSPDNRRIFDPEFYKIVLFDQRGAGRSTPHACLVENTTWDLVADTDKLREHLDIPEWQVFGGLWGSTLVLAYSQTHPDKVTGVVLRGIFLLRKKERFYEGGAAVIFPDAWESFRDFIPEDERNCFIAAYSKSLTSSDANVQVEAAKRWTMWEMMTAHLIQNHDDVKRGEDDKFSLAFARIENHYFVNKGFLPSDSYLLDNIDKIRHIKAFIVQGRYDVCCPMMSSWDLHKACPEAEFKVVPDAGHSANEKGGIAAELVSANEKLKDMLRK
- the LOC133884650 gene encoding CBL-interacting protein kinase 19-like, coding for MSATPPSSRDPSPQPRRPSSSMGGKRGGLLLLGRYELGRLLGHGTFAKVYHARHADTGESVAIKVLDKEKALRHGLVPHIKREIAILRRVRHPNIVRLYEVMATKSKIYFVMELVRGGELFARVAKGRLKEDTARRYFQQLISAVGFCHARGVFHRDLKPENLLVDERGVLKVSDFGLSAVADQFHPDGLLHTFCGTPSYVAPEVLARRGYDGAKADIWSCGIILFVLMAGYLPFHDQNLMAMYRKIYRGEFRCPRWFSKDLTSLLNRMLDTNSETRITVAEIMESRWFQKGFRPVRFYVEDDQVHSLADGENEVSELGPSEPPRPPPPPQQEEDGEESGWESDSSVASCPATLSSEERRRPAGSLTRPVSLNAFDIISFSSKFNLSGLFEERGNEVRFVSAQPMQTIITRLEEIAKVKSFSVRRKDWRVSLEGTRESEKGPLTIGAEIFELTPSLVVVEVKKKAGDREEYEDFCERELKPGMQHLVHQTASVPDIPSDTE